A genomic stretch from Desulfovibrio sp. TomC includes:
- a CDS encoding Sec-independent protein translocase subunit TatA, translated as MGAFSIWHWLVVLGVVLIIFGPSKLPSLGHDLGKAIRGFKDSMEAKNITPAETDVEQKRP; from the coding sequence ATGGGCGCATTTTCGATTTGGCACTGGCTGGTCGTCCTGGGCGTCGTTTTGATCATCTTCGGCCCGAGCAAACTGCCGAGCCTTGGCCATGACCTTGGCAAGGCCATCCGTGGCTTCAAGGATTCCATGGAGGCCAAAAACATCACGCCCGCCGAGACCGACGTCGAACAAAAGCGGCCCTAG
- the hcp gene encoding hydroxylamine reductase, with protein sequence MFCYQCEQTAKGLGCDKLGVCGKQPDVSDLQDLLVYALTGLGQAAAAAKSEGVAVPMETGRFFAKAMFSTLTNVNFDAADFKPLIEETVAKRKALAGLIKATLPEGPATFVPAADLAGLVAQGAKHGLKDIPEADADIRSLKHTLIFGIKGVAAYADHAAILGQEDPTLYEFLYEGMAATFTTDKDLGAWVALVLKCGEVNLRAMELLDAANTGAYGHPVPTVVPLGHKAGKAILVSGHDLKDLKQLLEQTAGKGINIYTHGEMLPAHGYPELKKYPHFYGHYGTAWQNQHKEFAAFPGAILMTTNCIQKPAESYLGSIFTTGLVGWPGAVHVKNGEFGPVIAKALAMPGFPADEDKDTVMTGFARNAVMGVAGPVIDAVKAGKIKHFFLVAGCDGAKPGRNYYTEFVEKAPADTVILTLACGKFRFFDKKLGDIGGIPRLLDMGQCNDAYSAIQVAVALAQAFECGVNDLPLSMILSWYEQKAVAILLTLLHLGVKNIRLGPTLPAFLTPNVLNFLVANYDIKAITTPDEDLKAILG encoded by the coding sequence ATGTTTTGCTACCAGTGCGAACAGACCGCCAAAGGCCTCGGCTGCGACAAACTCGGCGTGTGCGGCAAACAGCCCGACGTCTCCGACCTGCAAGACCTGCTCGTCTACGCCCTGACGGGCCTGGGGCAGGCCGCCGCGGCCGCCAAGAGCGAAGGCGTGGCCGTGCCCATGGAAACCGGCCGCTTTTTTGCCAAGGCCATGTTTTCGACGCTCACCAACGTCAATTTCGATGCCGCCGACTTCAAGCCGCTGATCGAAGAGACCGTGGCCAAGCGCAAGGCCCTGGCCGGCCTGATCAAGGCCACGCTGCCCGAAGGCCCGGCCACTTTCGTCCCGGCCGCCGACCTGGCCGGCCTGGTCGCCCAGGGCGCGAAACACGGCCTCAAGGACATCCCCGAAGCCGACGCCGACATCCGCTCGCTCAAGCATACGCTCATTTTCGGCATCAAGGGCGTGGCCGCCTACGCCGACCATGCCGCCATCCTCGGCCAGGAAGACCCGACCCTGTACGAATTCCTCTACGAGGGCATGGCCGCCACCTTCACCACCGACAAGGACCTCGGGGCCTGGGTGGCGCTGGTGCTCAAGTGCGGCGAAGTGAACCTGCGGGCCATGGAGCTGCTCGACGCCGCCAATACCGGCGCGTACGGCCACCCGGTCCCCACGGTCGTGCCGCTGGGGCACAAGGCCGGCAAGGCCATCCTGGTTTCCGGGCATGACCTCAAAGACCTCAAGCAGCTGCTCGAACAAACCGCCGGCAAGGGCATCAACATTTACACCCACGGCGAAATGCTTCCGGCCCACGGCTATCCCGAACTGAAAAAGTACCCGCATTTCTACGGCCACTACGGCACGGCCTGGCAGAACCAGCACAAGGAATTCGCCGCCTTCCCCGGCGCGATCCTCATGACCACCAACTGCATCCAGAAGCCGGCCGAAAGCTACCTGGGCAGCATCTTCACCACCGGTCTGGTCGGCTGGCCCGGCGCCGTCCACGTCAAAAACGGCGAGTTCGGCCCGGTCATCGCCAAGGCCCTGGCCATGCCCGGCTTCCCGGCCGACGAAGACAAGGACACGGTCATGACCGGCTTTGCCAGAAACGCCGTCATGGGCGTGGCCGGACCGGTCATCGACGCGGTCAAGGCCGGCAAGATCAAGCACTTCTTCCTGGTGGCCGGCTGCGACGGGGCCAAGCCCGGACGCAACTACTACACCGAGTTCGTGGAGAAGGCCCCGGCCGACACCGTCATCCTGACCCTGGCCTGCGGCAAGTTCCGCTTCTTCGACAAAAAGCTCGGCGACATCGGCGGCATCCCGCGCCTGCTCGACATGGGCCAGTGCAACGATGCCTACTCCGCCATCCAGGTGGCCGTGGCCCTGGCCCAGGCCTTCGAGTGCGGCGTCAACGACCTGCCCCTGTCCATGATCCTGTCCTGGTACGAGCAGAAGGCCGTGGCCATCCTGCTCACCCTGCTGCACCTTGGCGTCAAGAACATCCGCCTGGGACCCACCCTGCCGGCCTTCTTGACCCCCAATGTCCTCAACTTCCTGGTGGCCAATTACGACATCAAGGCCATCACCACCCCTGACGAAGACCTCAAGGCCATCCTCGGCTAA
- a CDS encoding 4Fe-4S binding protein encodes MTTAGVLLQVLGLLLFAAHSLRQGDPGLTASSLALIGLLASRQGFARLVLGPALLAMGLAFAVVARDMALFRLAAGLPSVRLLAIMAGVTAVCAAGGLFAFSARGAAFYRRGSQATAAQAAAFWLAAGVLALARAKAPQPILLADRFFPGWGLLEITVLAGYAAWLTGRMLDAPRTGPLRSRYWAAFSLVFFGQLALGLAGETIFLMTGALHLPVPALIAAGPAYRGGGYFMPILYLATVLLVGPGWCSHLCYIGAADDACARLGRKTPKPLSARLGWWRLATLLLTVGGAVGMRLLGVPTLTAVWAAAIFGLAGLVVMATASRATGVMVHCTMYCPIGLVGNVLGKLSPWRIRIAAGCDGCGRCARVCRYLALGRADLDRGRPGSTCTLCGDCVGACPGSRIGFRFPGLSPAAARQAFFALVVALHAVFLGVARM; translated from the coding sequence ATGACCACGGCCGGTGTTCTCCTGCAAGTCCTCGGTCTGCTGCTTTTTGCCGCCCACAGCCTGCGCCAGGGCGATCCGGGGCTGACCGCGTCGAGCCTGGCGCTGATTGGCCTTCTCGCCAGCCGGCAGGGTTTTGCCCGGCTGGTCCTTGGACCGGCGCTTCTGGCCATGGGCCTGGCCTTTGCCGTCGTGGCCCGGGACATGGCGCTTTTTCGCCTGGCTGCCGGCCTGCCCTCTGTCCGTCTGCTGGCCATTATGGCCGGGGTGACGGCGGTATGCGCGGCCGGCGGGCTTTTCGCCTTTTCGGCCCGGGGAGCCGCGTTTTACCGGCGCGGCAGCCAGGCGACCGCCGCCCAGGCCGCGGCCTTCTGGCTTGCGGCCGGAGTGCTGGCCCTGGCCCGGGCCAAGGCGCCACAACCCATCTTGCTCGCCGACCGCTTTTTCCCGGGCTGGGGACTGCTTGAAATCACGGTCCTGGCCGGCTATGCCGCCTGGTTGACCGGACGCATGCTCGACGCGCCGCGCACCGGCCCCCTGCGTTCACGCTATTGGGCCGCCTTTTCCCTGGTCTTTTTCGGCCAGCTGGCCCTGGGTCTGGCCGGCGAGACGATCTTTCTCATGACCGGAGCGCTCCATCTGCCAGTGCCGGCGCTCATTGCCGCCGGACCGGCGTACCGCGGCGGCGGCTATTTCATGCCCATCCTCTATCTGGCCACCGTGCTGCTTGTCGGGCCGGGCTGGTGCTCCCACCTGTGCTACATCGGCGCGGCCGACGACGCCTGCGCCCGGCTCGGGCGCAAAACGCCCAAGCCCCTCTCTGCCAGACTCGGCTGGTGGCGGCTGGCGACATTGCTCCTGACGGTGGGCGGGGCGGTGGGGATGCGGCTTCTGGGCGTCCCGACCCTGACGGCGGTCTGGGCGGCGGCGATTTTCGGGCTGGCGGGACTGGTCGTCATGGCCACGGCCTCGCGGGCGACCGGGGTGATGGTCCACTGCACCATGTATTGCCCCATCGGCCTTGTCGGCAACGTGCTGGGGAAACTCAGCCCCTGGCGCATCCGCATTGCGGCGGGCTGCGACGGCTGCGGCCGGTGCGCCCGGGTCTGCCGCTATCTGGCGCTTGGCCGGGCCGATCTCGATCGGGGCCGGCCCGGCTCGACCTGTACCCTGTGCGGGGACTGCGTCGGAGCCTGTCCCGGTTCGCGCATCGGCTTCCGGTTTCCGGGCCTGTCCCCGGCGGCGGCGCGCCAGGCCTTTTTCGCGCTGGTTGTCGCGCTGCATGCCGTCTTTCTGGGGGTGGCAAGAATGTAA
- a CDS encoding ATP-binding protein, which yields MKRKIIEIDESLCNGCGQCVTGCAEGALQIIDGVAKIVADHFCDGLGACIGHCPTGALQIIERDAPEFDEHAVEERLAELKKAPKTPSPCGCMSGAPVTMTPCQTANAPTAQATQTAGGGSALAAWPIKLRLVPPNAPFLQGARLLLTADCVPPAFPAFHSAFLPGRIALLGCPKFDDVQSYVDKLAEILRQNDIVDVTVLQMEVPCCAGMSRIAAAAIAASGKAVPATQVVVTRRGEIAGMQPLAAGGAPLGKLG from the coding sequence ATGAAACGCAAGATTATCGAAATAGACGAGTCGCTGTGCAACGGCTGCGGCCAGTGCGTCACCGGATGCGCCGAAGGGGCGCTGCAAATCATTGACGGCGTGGCCAAGATCGTGGCCGACCATTTCTGCGACGGCCTGGGGGCCTGCATCGGCCACTGCCCCACAGGCGCACTGCAAATCATTGAACGCGACGCCCCGGAATTCGACGAGCACGCCGTTGAAGAGCGATTGGCCGAACTGAAAAAAGCACCCAAGACTCCTTCTCCCTGCGGCTGCATGTCGGGCGCGCCGGTCACCATGACGCCGTGCCAGACGGCCAACGCGCCCACGGCCCAGGCGACTCAGACCGCCGGCGGCGGCTCGGCCCTGGCGGCCTGGCCCATCAAGCTGCGCCTTGTGCCGCCAAACGCCCCGTTTTTACAGGGAGCGCGGCTGCTGTTGACGGCCGATTGCGTGCCGCCGGCCTTTCCGGCCTTTCACAGCGCCTTCCTGCCCGGCCGCATTGCCCTCCTTGGCTGCCCCAAATTCGATGACGTGCAAAGTTATGTGGACAAGCTGGCGGAAATTTTGCGGCAAAACGACATCGTCGACGTCACGGTGCTGCAAATGGAAGTGCCCTGCTGCGCCGGCATGTCGCGCATCGCCGCAGCGGCCATTGCCGCCTCGGGCAAGGCCGTGCCGGCCACCCAGGTCGTGGTGACCCGGCGCGGCGAGATCGCCGGCATGCAGCCCTTGGCCGCCGGCGGCGCGCCCCTTGGCAAGCTGGGCTGA